The following coding sequences are from one Streptomyces sp. V3I7 window:
- the secF gene encoding protein translocase subunit SecF — MSKLGSIGARLHRGEISYDFVGHRKLWYGISILITITAIVGLAVRGLNMGIDFQGGAVFTTPKTSVSVTQAERYAESAAGHDAVVQELGTGGLRIQIAGLDTQKSDDIKDSLAKDFNLDPEKINADLVGPSWGEQVANKAWLGLGIFMVLVVIYLAIAFEWRMALAALVALIHDITITTGVYALVGFEVTPGTIIGLLTILGYSLYDTVVVFDSLKEQTKDITKQTRFTYGEIANQSINGTLVRSINTTVVALLPVAGLLFIGGGFLGAGTLNDISLSLFVGLAAGAYSSIFIATPLVADLKEREPQMKALKKRVLAKRAQAAAEGEFADDGTSGTGHADADSATAVAGPRNQPASRTRGRGRPSGKGR, encoded by the coding sequence ATGTCGAAACTCGGCAGCATCGGCGCACGACTGCACCGCGGCGAGATCAGCTACGACTTCGTCGGCCACCGCAAGCTCTGGTACGGCATCTCGATCCTGATCACGATCACGGCGATCGTCGGCCTGGCGGTGCGAGGCCTGAACATGGGCATCGACTTCCAGGGCGGCGCCGTCTTCACCACCCCGAAGACGAGCGTCTCCGTGACGCAGGCCGAGCGGTACGCGGAGAGCGCCGCCGGCCATGACGCGGTCGTGCAGGAGCTCGGCACGGGCGGCCTGCGCATCCAGATCGCCGGCCTGGACACCCAGAAGTCCGACGACATCAAGGACTCCCTGGCCAAGGACTTCAACCTCGACCCGGAGAAGATCAACGCCGATCTGGTCGGCCCGAGCTGGGGCGAGCAGGTCGCCAACAAGGCCTGGCTGGGCCTCGGCATCTTCATGGTCCTGGTCGTGATCTACCTGGCGATCGCCTTCGAGTGGCGGATGGCCCTCGCGGCGCTCGTCGCCCTGATCCACGACATCACCATCACCACCGGTGTGTACGCCCTCGTCGGCTTCGAGGTCACCCCGGGCACGATCATCGGTCTGCTGACCATCCTCGGTTACTCGCTCTACGACACGGTCGTCGTCTTCGACAGCCTCAAGGAGCAGACGAAGGACATCACCAAGCAGACCCGCTTCACCTACGGCGAGATCGCCAACCAGTCGATCAACGGCACGCTGGTCCGCTCGATCAACACCACCGTGGTCGCGCTGCTGCCGGTCGCCGGCCTGCTGTTCATCGGCGGCGGCTTCCTCGGCGCCGGTACGCTGAACGACATCTCGCTGTCGCTGTTCGTCGGCCTCGCGGCCGGCGCGTACTCCTCCATCTTCATCGCCACGCCGCTCGTCGCCGACCTCAAGGAGCGCGAGCCGCAGATGAAGGCCCTCAAGAAGCGCGTCCTGGCCAAGCGGGCCCAGGCCGCGGCGGAGGGCGAGTTCGCGGACGACGGGACGTCCGGTACCGGTCACGCCGACGCCGACTCCGCCACCGCGGTCGCAGGCCCGCGCAACCAGCCCGCGTCCCGCACCCGTGGACGCGGCCGTCCGTCCGGGAAGGGCCGATGA
- the secD gene encoding protein translocase subunit SecD: MAAPKKGRSASAQSKPGRSLALILIAIVALTGGMFASGHTTPRLGIDLAGGTSITLKAKADQGSAINKANMDTAVEIMNRRVNGLGVSEAEVQTQGNDNIIVNIPKGTNSKEAREQVGTTAKLYFRPVLAAEPSVPAGTKPSPSASSSPGSGSTPSPAASGKGKTPSATQPTATAASQGRAVTDGLKADTKPSAPASPSAPAKGTTPSPSAPATNGLDAAAAKLQAQYTALDCTKPSDRATAGKTAKPGESTVACGQIDKAWYKYVLGPAAVDGTEVKTARAVFDTQGASGWQVQMNFTSTGAKKFADITAQLATKQQPQNEFGIVLDGEVVSSPYVSQSITGGQAEISGRFTQEEAQSLANMLSYGALPLTFTEDTVTTVTAALGGEQLHAGLLAGAIGLALVVLYLVFYYRGLSLVAIASLLVSAMLTYVIMSLLGPAIGFALNLPAVCGAIVAIGITADSFIVFFERIRDEIREGRSLRPSVERAWPRARRTILVSDFVSFLAAAVLFIVTVGKVQGFAFTLGLTTVLDVVVVFLFTKPLMTILARRPFFGQGHKWSGLDPKSLGAKPPLRRTRRPAGPASGSAQTKEA, encoded by the coding sequence GTGGCAGCACCTAAGAAGGGCCGGAGCGCGAGCGCTCAGAGCAAGCCAGGACGCTCGCTGGCCCTCATCCTGATCGCCATCGTGGCGCTCACCGGCGGCATGTTCGCCTCCGGGCACACCACTCCGCGTCTCGGCATCGACCTTGCCGGCGGCACGAGCATCACGCTCAAGGCGAAGGCCGACCAAGGGTCCGCGATCAACAAGGCCAACATGGACACCGCGGTCGAGATCATGAACCGCCGTGTCAACGGTCTCGGCGTCTCCGAGGCGGAGGTGCAGACCCAGGGGAACGACAACATCATCGTCAACATCCCCAAGGGCACCAACTCCAAGGAGGCCCGCGAGCAGGTCGGCACCACCGCGAAGCTCTACTTCCGCCCGGTCCTGGCGGCCGAGCCCAGCGTCCCGGCCGGCACCAAGCCGTCGCCGAGCGCGTCCTCCAGCCCCGGCTCCGGCAGCACGCCGAGCCCGGCCGCGTCCGGCAAGGGCAAGACGCCCTCCGCCACGCAGCCGACGGCCACCGCCGCCTCCCAGGGCCGCGCCGTCACCGACGGGCTGAAGGCCGACACCAAGCCGTCCGCGCCCGCGTCCCCGAGCGCCCCGGCCAAGGGCACCACGCCCAGCCCTTCCGCGCCCGCGACCAACGGTCTCGACGCCGCGGCCGCCAAGCTCCAGGCCCAGTACACCGCCCTGGACTGCACCAAGCCCTCCGACCGCGCCACCGCCGGCAAGACCGCCAAGCCCGGTGAGTCGACCGTGGCCTGCGGCCAGATCGACAAGGCCTGGTACAAGTACGTGCTCGGCCCCGCCGCCGTCGACGGCACCGAGGTGAAGACGGCCCGGGCGGTCTTCGACACCCAGGGCGCCTCCGGCTGGCAGGTCCAGATGAACTTCACCAGCACCGGTGCCAAGAAGTTCGCCGACATCACCGCCCAGCTCGCCACGAAGCAGCAGCCGCAGAACGAGTTCGGCATCGTCCTCGACGGCGAGGTCGTCTCCAGCCCGTACGTCAGCCAGTCCATCACCGGCGGCCAGGCGGAGATCTCCGGCCGCTTCACGCAGGAGGAGGCGCAGAGCCTCGCCAACATGCTGTCGTACGGTGCGCTGCCGCTGACGTTCACGGAGGACACCGTCACCACGGTGACCGCCGCCCTCGGTGGCGAGCAGCTGCACGCCGGTCTGCTGGCCGGCGCGATCGGCCTCGCTCTGGTCGTGCTCTACCTGGTCTTCTACTACCGCGGTCTCTCGCTCGTCGCGATCGCCTCGCTGCTGGTCTCCGCGATGCTGACCTATGTGATCATGTCGCTGCTCGGCCCGGCGATCGGCTTCGCGCTGAACCTGCCGGCCGTCTGCGGTGCGATCGTCGCGATCGGTATCACAGCGGACTCGTTCATCGTGTTCTTCGAACGCATCCGGGACGAGATCCGTGAGGGCCGCTCCCTGCGTCCCTCGGTCGAGCGGGCGTGGCCGCGTGCCCGGCGCACCATCCTGGTCTCCGACTTCGTGTCCTTCCTCGCCGCCGCCGTGCTCTTCATCGTCACCGTCGGCAAGGTCCAGGGCTTCGCGTTCACGCTGGGTCTGACCACCGTGCTCGACGTGGTCGTCGTCTTCCTCTTCACCAAGCCGCTGATGACGATCCTCGCCCGCCGCCCGTTCTTCGGACAGGGCCACAAGTGGTCCGGCCTGGACCCGAAGAGCCTGGGTGCCAAGCCGCCGCTGCGCCGCACCCGCCGTCCCGCCGGTCCCGCGTCCGGCTCCGCCCAGACGAAGGAGGCCTGA
- the yajC gene encoding preprotein translocase subunit YajC: MNTLTLLPFIVLIAAMFLMTRSAKKKQNQAAAMRNEMQPGSGVRTIGGMYATVKEVSDDTVLLDAGPGVDLLFAKNAIGAVLTDDEYNRIVHGIEHDLKSDASVVPDDASSLTETDEAADAAAADKPVDFGKKDEQDEKAEKAEKAEAEPVAAKADEEPKKAEATTDAEPKKTDGESDAK; this comes from the coding sequence GTGAATACCTTGACCCTTCTCCCGTTCATTGTGCTCATCGCGGCCATGTTCCTGATGACGCGCTCGGCCAAGAAGAAGCAGAACCAGGCCGCCGCGATGCGGAACGAGATGCAGCCCGGCTCCGGCGTCCGCACGATCGGGGGTATGTACGCCACGGTCAAGGAGGTCAGCGACGACACCGTCCTCCTGGACGCCGGCCCGGGCGTCGATCTCCTCTTCGCCAAGAACGCGATCGGCGCCGTGCTCACCGACGACGAGTACAACCGCATCGTCCACGGCATCGAGCACGACCTGAAGTCCGACGCCTCCGTCGTCCCGGACGACGCCTCCTCCCTCACCGAGACCGACGAGGCCGCCGACGCTGCCGCCGCCGACAAGCCCGTCGACTTCGGCAAGAAGGACGAGCAGGACGAGAAGGCTGAGAAGGCCGAGAAGGCCGAGGCCGAGCCGGTCGCCGCGAAGGCCGACGAGGAGCCGAAGAAGGCCGAGGCCACGACGGACGCCGAGCCGAAGAAGACCGACGGCGAGTCCGACGCGAAGTAG
- the ruvB gene encoding Holliday junction branch migration DNA helicase RuvB, giving the protein MNWDDTTDSASPERLVDSVADGEDQAVEAALRPKDLGEFIGQEKVREQLDLVLRAARARGATADHVLLSGAPGLGKTTLSMIIAAEMGAPIRITSGPAIQHAGDLAAILSSLQEGEVLFLDEIHRMSRPAEEMLYMAMEDFRVDVIVGKGPGATAIPLELPPFTLVGATTRAGLLPPPLRDRFGFTAHMEFYEPTELERVVHRSATLLDVEIEPSGAAEIAGRSRGTPRIANRLLRRVRDYAQVKADGFITQDIAAAALQVYEVDPRGLDRLDRAVLQALLKLFGGGPVGLSTLAVAVGEERETVEEVAEPFLVREGLLARTPRGRVATPAAWAHLGLTPPGSGPVGNGQQDLFGT; this is encoded by the coding sequence GTGAACTGGGATGACACGACCGACAGCGCCTCGCCCGAGCGGCTGGTGGACTCGGTCGCCGACGGGGAGGACCAGGCCGTCGAGGCCGCCCTGCGCCCCAAGGACCTCGGTGAGTTCATCGGCCAGGAGAAGGTCCGCGAGCAGCTCGACCTCGTCCTGCGCGCCGCACGCGCGCGTGGCGCCACCGCCGACCACGTGCTGCTCTCCGGCGCCCCCGGCCTCGGCAAGACCACCCTCTCGATGATCATCGCGGCCGAGATGGGCGCCCCCATCCGCATCACCTCCGGCCCCGCCATCCAGCACGCCGGCGACCTCGCCGCGATCCTCTCCTCCCTCCAGGAGGGCGAGGTCCTCTTCCTCGACGAGATCCACCGCATGTCGCGGCCCGCCGAGGAGATGCTCTACATGGCGATGGAGGACTTCCGGGTCGACGTCATCGTCGGCAAGGGCCCCGGCGCCACCGCCATCCCGCTGGAGCTCCCGCCGTTCACCCTGGTCGGCGCCACCACGCGCGCGGGCCTGCTGCCGCCCCCGCTGCGCGACCGCTTCGGCTTCACCGCGCACATGGAGTTCTACGAGCCCACCGAGCTGGAGCGCGTCGTGCACCGCTCGGCCACGCTGCTCGACGTCGAGATCGAGCCGAGCGGCGCCGCCGAGATCGCCGGCCGCTCCCGCGGCACGCCCCGTATCGCCAACCGCCTGCTGCGCCGGGTGCGGGACTACGCGCAGGTCAAGGCCGACGGGTTCATCACCCAGGACATCGCCGCGGCCGCCCTGCAGGTCTACGAGGTCGACCCGCGCGGCCTCGACCGGCTCGACCGCGCCGTCCTTCAGGCCCTGCTCAAGCTGTTCGGCGGCGGCCCCGTCGGCCTGTCCACCCTCGCCGTCGCGGTGGGGGAGGAGCGCGAGACCGTCGAGGAGGTCGCCGAGCCCTTCCTGGTGCGGGAGGGACTGCTCGCCCGTACCCCGCGCGGACGCGTGGCCACCCCCGCCGCCTGGGCCCACCTCGGCCTGACCCCGCCCGGTTCGGGACCCGTAGGAAACGGACAACAGGACCTGTTCGGAACGTGA
- the ruvA gene encoding Holliday junction branch migration protein RuvA, producing the protein MIAFVSGTVAALAPDTAVIEVGGVGMAVQCTPNTLSTLRVGQQAKLATSLVVREDSLTLYGFADDDERQVFVLLQTASGVGPRLAQAMLAVHTPDALRRAVASGDEKALTAVPGIGKKGAQKLLLELKDRLGAPLGAPAASAPVTAGWRDQLHGALIGLGYATREADEAVTAVTPQAEAAGGAPQVGQLLKAALQTLNRAR; encoded by the coding sequence ATGATCGCCTTCGTGAGCGGCACGGTCGCCGCACTCGCCCCCGACACCGCGGTCATCGAGGTGGGCGGGGTCGGCATGGCCGTGCAGTGCACCCCGAACACGCTCTCCACGCTCCGCGTCGGCCAGCAGGCCAAGCTCGCCACCTCCCTCGTCGTACGGGAGGACTCGCTGACCCTGTACGGCTTCGCGGACGACGACGAGCGCCAGGTCTTCGTGCTGCTGCAGACCGCCAGCGGCGTCGGCCCGCGCCTGGCGCAGGCGATGCTCGCCGTGCACACGCCGGACGCCCTGCGCCGGGCCGTCGCGAGCGGTGACGAGAAGGCCCTCACCGCCGTACCGGGCATCGGCAAGAAGGGCGCCCAGAAGCTGCTGCTGGAGCTCAAGGACCGGCTCGGCGCACCCCTCGGCGCCCCGGCGGCCAGCGCACCGGTCACCGCCGGCTGGCGCGATCAGCTGCACGGGGCACTGATCGGTCTCGGGTACGCCACGCGCGAGGCCGACGAGGCCGTCACCGCCGTGACCCCGCAGGCCGAGGCAGCCGGGGGCGCGCCCCAGGTGGGCCAGCTGCTGAAGGCGGCCCTGCAGACCCTGAACCGCGCCCGCTGA
- the ruvC gene encoding crossover junction endodeoxyribonuclease RuvC, with protein MRVLGVDPGLTRCGVGVVEGVAGRPLTMVGVGVVRTPPDAELSLRLLAVEQGIEQWLDEHRPQFVAVERVFSQHNVRTVMGTAQASAVAMLCAARRGIPVALHTPSEVKAAVTGSGRADKAQVGAMVTRLLRLAAPPKPADAADALALAICHIWRAPAQNRLQQAAALHAAANATKGRTA; from the coding sequence GTGCGCGTACTGGGGGTGGACCCGGGACTGACCCGGTGCGGTGTCGGCGTGGTCGAGGGGGTCGCGGGACGGCCGCTGACCATGGTCGGCGTCGGAGTCGTCCGCACACCGCCCGACGCGGAACTGAGCCTCCGGCTGCTCGCCGTCGAGCAGGGCATCGAGCAGTGGCTGGACGAGCACCGGCCGCAGTTCGTCGCCGTCGAGCGCGTCTTCAGCCAGCACAACGTCCGTACGGTCATGGGCACCGCCCAGGCCAGCGCGGTCGCCATGCTCTGCGCCGCCCGGCGTGGCATCCCCGTCGCCCTGCACACTCCCAGCGAGGTCAAGGCCGCCGTCACCGGCAGCGGCCGGGCCGACAAGGCGCAGGTCGGCGCCATGGTCACCCGGCTCCTCCGGCTGGCCGCCCCGCCCAAGCCCGCCGACGCCGCCGACGCCCTCGCGCTCGCCATCTGCCACATCTGGCGCGCCCCCGCGCAGAACCGTCTCCAGCAGGCCGCCGCCCTGCACGCAGCGGCAAACGCAACGAAAGGCCGTACGGCATGA
- a CDS encoding YebC/PmpR family DNA-binding transcriptional regulator, with product MSGHSKWATTKHKKAVIDAKRGKLFAKLIKNIEVAARMGGVDIEGNPTLYDAIQKAKKQSVPNKNIDSAVKRGGGLEAGGADYETIMYEGYGPNGVAVLIECLTDNRNRAASDVRVAMTRNGGNMADPGSVSYMFSRKGVIIVPKGELTEDDVLGAVLDAGAEEVNDLGETFEVISEATDLVAVRTALQEAGIDYDSADSSFVPSVQVELDEEGAKKIFKLIDALEDSDDVQNVFANFDVSDEIMEKVDA from the coding sequence ATGTCCGGCCACTCTAAATGGGCCACGACGAAGCACAAGAAGGCCGTGATCGACGCCAAGCGCGGCAAGCTCTTCGCGAAGCTGATCAAGAACATCGAGGTCGCGGCGCGCATGGGCGGCGTCGACATCGAGGGCAACCCGACGCTCTACGACGCCATCCAGAAGGCGAAGAAGCAGTCGGTCCCGAACAAGAACATCGACTCCGCGGTCAAGCGCGGCGGCGGCCTCGAGGCCGGCGGCGCCGACTACGAGACGATCATGTACGAGGGTTACGGCCCGAACGGTGTCGCGGTGCTCATCGAGTGCCTCACCGACAACCGCAACCGTGCCGCCTCCGACGTCCGTGTCGCCATGACCCGCAACGGCGGCAACATGGCCGACCCCGGCTCGGTGTCGTACATGTTCAGCCGCAAGGGCGTCATCATCGTCCCCAAGGGCGAGCTGACCGAGGACGACGTGCTCGGCGCCGTCCTGGACGCCGGAGCCGAGGAGGTCAACGACCTCGGCGAGACCTTCGAGGTCATCAGCGAGGCCACCGACCTGGTCGCGGTGCGCACCGCGCTCCAGGAGGCCGGCATCGACTACGACTCCGCCGACTCGAGCTTCGTGCCCTCCGTCCAGGTCGAGCTGGACGAGGAGGGCGCCAAGAAGATCTTCAAGCTGATCGACGCGCTCGAGGACAGCGACGACGTGCAGAACGTCTTCGCCAACTTCGATGTCAGCGACGAGATCATGGAGAAGGTCGACGCGTAA
- the pdxT gene encoding pyridoxal 5'-phosphate synthase glutaminase subunit PdxT, whose translation MNTPVIGVLALQGDVREHLIALAAADAVARPVRRPEELAEVDGLVLPGGESTTISKLAVLFGVMDLLRARVREGMPVYGTCAGMIMLADKILDPRSGQETIGGIDMIVRRNAFGRQNESFEAAVAVKGVEGDPVEGVFIRAPWVESVGAGAEVLAEHDGHIVAVRQGNALATSFHPELTGDHRVHSLFVDMVRANRTRESL comes from the coding sequence ATGAACACCCCCGTCATCGGCGTCCTGGCCCTCCAGGGCGACGTACGGGAGCACCTCATCGCCCTGGCCGCGGCCGACGCCGTGGCCAGGCCGGTGCGGCGCCCCGAAGAGCTCGCCGAGGTCGACGGCCTCGTCCTCCCCGGCGGCGAGTCCACCACGATCTCCAAGCTGGCCGTCCTCTTCGGAGTGATGGACCTCCTCCGCGCGCGCGTGCGCGAGGGCATGCCCGTCTACGGCACCTGCGCGGGAATGATCATGCTCGCCGACAAGATCCTCGACCCGCGCTCGGGCCAGGAGACCATCGGCGGCATCGACATGATCGTGCGCCGCAACGCCTTCGGCCGGCAGAACGAGTCGTTCGAAGCGGCCGTCGCCGTCAAGGGAGTCGAGGGCGATCCTGTAGAGGGCGTCTTCATCCGCGCCCCCTGGGTCGAGTCCGTCGGTGCCGGGGCCGAGGTGCTCGCCGAGCACGACGGTCACATCGTCGCGGTCCGCCAGGGCAACGCGCTCGCCACGTCGTTCCACCCGGAGCTGACCGGCGACCACCGAGTGCACTCCCTGTTCGTCGACATGGTGCGCGCCAACCGGACCCGGGAGTCCTTGTAG
- the pdxS gene encoding pyridoxal 5'-phosphate synthase lyase subunit PdxS: MSHTISDSSTPTPETGTARVKRGMAEQLKGGVIMDVVTPEQAKIAEDAGAVAVMALERVPADIRKDGGVARMSDPDMIEGIIDAVSIPVMAKSRIGHFVEAQVLQSLGVDYIDESEVLTPADEVNHSDKWAFTTPFVCGATNLGEALRRIAEGAAMIRSKGEAGTGNVVEAVRHLRQIKNEIGRLRALDHNELFAAAKELRAPYELVKEVADLGKLPVVLFSAGGVATPADAALMRQLGAEGVFVGSGIFKSGDPAKRAAAIVKATTFYDDPKIIADASRNLGEAMVGINCDTLPEAERYANRGW, from the coding sequence GTGTCCCACACGATTTCCGACTCCTCCACGCCGACCCCCGAGACCGGCACCGCGCGCGTGAAGCGCGGCATGGCCGAGCAGCTCAAGGGCGGCGTGATCATGGACGTCGTCACGCCGGAGCAGGCGAAGATCGCCGAGGACGCGGGCGCCGTCGCCGTCATGGCCCTGGAGCGCGTGCCCGCCGACATCCGCAAGGACGGCGGCGTGGCCCGCATGTCCGACCCGGACATGATCGAGGGCATCATCGACGCCGTCTCGATCCCGGTCATGGCCAAGTCCCGCATCGGCCACTTCGTCGAGGCCCAGGTCCTGCAGTCCCTCGGCGTCGACTACATCGACGAGTCCGAGGTCCTCACCCCGGCCGACGAGGTCAACCACTCCGACAAGTGGGCCTTCACGACCCCCTTCGTCTGCGGCGCCACCAACCTCGGTGAGGCCCTGCGCCGCATCGCCGAGGGCGCGGCCATGATCCGCTCCAAGGGCGAGGCCGGCACCGGCAACGTCGTCGAGGCCGTCCGCCATCTGCGCCAGATCAAGAACGAGATCGGCCGACTGCGCGCCCTCGACCACAACGAGCTGTTCGCCGCCGCCAAGGAGCTGCGCGCCCCGTACGAGCTGGTCAAGGAGGTCGCCGACCTGGGCAAGCTCCCGGTCGTCCTCTTCTCCGCCGGCGGCGTCGCCACCCCCGCCGACGCCGCGCTCATGCGCCAGCTCGGCGCCGAGGGCGTCTTCGTGGGCTCCGGCATCTTCAAGTCCGGCGACCCGGCCAAGCGCGCCGCCGCCATCGTGAAGGCCACCACCTTCTACGACGACCCGAAGATCATCGCGGACGCGTCCCGCAACCTCGGCGAGGCCATGGTCGGCATCAACTGCGACACCCTCCCCGAGGCCGAGCGCTACGCCAACCGCGGCTGGTAG